The genomic segment AGACACTTTGTTCATGTAATATTTTTTCTTCTGTTGCAATAATATCCATAATATCTTCTTCTGAAATACTTAGATATTCTGAAGCTTCAGATAATGTTAATAATTCCTTATTATATCTTGATTCTCTATATGCAAATTGTTTGCTTATATTTAATGCAGTATAACTTACAACTAAACTGGATATTAACAAGCATATTGATAAAAGAATAATGCTATAGAATAATTTACTATTTTTATTTTCCATTGAAATTCCCTCCAATTTACATATATTACAAATATTATTCTGTATAAATTAATATATGACTGCTAATTAATAGTAATGAGTATTTAAATTATTCTAAAAACGTTCTATAATAATAGTAAAGTTTCAATATTTTTTAGGGGTCGACATTATGTATGATATTAGATTTCATGAGTATGATATTTTGAAAAACAACCAACTCAAATATGCTATAATAATGGCAAAGATGGACGATAAGTGGATTTTTGTAAGACACAAAGATAGAACAACCTGGGAAATTCCAGGTGGACATCGAGAAGAAAATGAACATATCGAGCAAGCAGCAGAGCGTGAATTGATTGAAGAAACTGGGGCAATTGATTTTACTATCAAACCTGTTTGTATATATTCAGTAAAAAATGAAGGTATCGAAACATTTGGGGCTTTATTTATTGCAGAAGTGTTTAAATTAGGTGAATTGCCTGATTTTGAAATAGCTGAAATTACTTTAAGTAAAAGCCTGCCTGATAACTTAACTTATCCAGCTATTCAACCTGTCTTATTTCATCATGTAATAAAATAAGCTGCCTAATTTAGCAGCTTACTTTTTTCTTCTTTTCTTTAATTTATCAAACAACCCTTTTCTGTCCTCTAATATAGGAACATTATACGAATATTTGGGAATTGTTAAAACGCCGAGTTCATTAACCCCATTCTGGTAATCCTTGTATTCATAGATTTTCCTATTTCCATCAATATCTAACACTTCAACCCATATAAAATTCACATAGTCATCAAATATGCTTATTACATCATCAAGTCCTTTGATAGGTCGATTATTTATAGAAACAATCAAATCGCCCGGCTGAATTCCCATTTTTCCAGCAGGTGAATTGGGCATGGAATCCAAAACAATAACTCCATCTTCTCTTCTAACCCAGATTGGTTTTCCTTTTTTTTCTTTACTTCTTTCATAGAGAATTAACCCTTCATGTGCAATTGGTGAAAATAAAGCAGCTAATATTGTGAAAATAGGGTATTTTGTTGCCAACAAGGATAAAATAATTAAAGTTATGCTAAAC from the Caloramator mitchellensis genome contains:
- a CDS encoding helix-turn-helix domain-containing protein; protein product: MENKNSKLFYSIILLSICLLISSLVVSYTALNISKQFAYRESRYNKELLTLSEASEYLSISEEDIMDIIATEEKILHEQSVFTGRMFPYIRINSKLYFSKDLIDEWIKEATGKSYDTKKRTILR
- a CDS encoding NUDIX hydrolase; protein product: MYDIRFHEYDILKNNQLKYAIIMAKMDDKWIFVRHKDRTTWEIPGGHREENEHIEQAAERELIEETGAIDFTIKPVCIYSVKNEGIETFGALFIAEVFKLGELPDFEIAEITLSKSLPDNLTYPAIQPVLFHHVIK